One segment of Tenrec ecaudatus isolate mTenEca1 chromosome 1, mTenEca1.hap1, whole genome shotgun sequence DNA contains the following:
- the TMCO2 gene encoding transmembrane and coiled-coil domain-containing protein 2: protein MSTLPPSSWEDIIDTLSLSTIWNWLQATLLRETSEPQQTHLGILHSIAPTVQVFLRICFFILLTIGLYALSKRSIRSIQRILLFIATLYKLYKKGSDFFQALVSNSEANVFSTQESKNLFLSLGLQEKILKKLQMVENKVKDLEGMIISQKPASKKECSSEPYCSCSDCQSPLATSGFTSTSEM from the exons ATGTCGACATTGCCTCCTTCATCCTGGGAAGACATTATAGATACTCTCTCTCTCAGCACAATATGGAATTGGCTACAAGCAACTCTTCTGAGAGAAACTAGTGAGCCCCAGCAAACACATTTGGGGATACTACATAGTATTGCTCCGACTGTGCAAGTTTTCCTGAGGATTTGCTTTTTTATCTTGTTGACAATAGGATTATATGCCTTATCGAAAAGAAGTATTCGGTCAATTCAG aGAATATTATTGTTCATAGCCACACTCTACAAACTGTACAAGAAGGGCTCAGATTTTTTTCAGGCTTTAGTGTCCAACTCGGAAGCAAACGTTTTCTCAACTCAAGAAAGTAAAAATCTCTTCCTGTCCTTGGGTCTACAAGAGAAAATCTTGAAAAAACTCCAGATGGTGGAGAACAAAGTCAAAGACCTGGAGGGGATGATCATTTctcaaaagcctgcttctaagaAAGAGTGCTCCTCCGAGCCCTACTGCAGCTGCTCTGACTGCCAGAGCCCCCTGGCCACATCAGGGTTTACCTCCACGTCCGAAATGTGA